The following proteins are encoded in a genomic region of Desulfovibrio sp.:
- a CDS encoding aminopeptidase, with protein sequence MEKNLAYKPKSIWDNADAKTRKEMEALAQRYIDFITHCKTERETVEYVRQRLAEHGYTEDFSGDRVMRSLRGKAIFAARKGALPLSQGLSLLAAHADTPRLDFKQRPLIEQPGVAQAKTHYYGGIRKYQWLARPLALHGVIVRENGETLTVTIGEKPGEPVFCIADLLPHLAQKQVTQPVSEAFEAEKLNIILAHSTPKAGKSSKDDAPKDPIKTQLLELLHKKYGICEEDFITAELQAVPAGPARFVGFDKAMIGGYGQDDRICVFTALEALLEAEATGRSMAVIFWDKEEIGSDGASGAASRFMQYCVEDLARAWEKDVQPSHVLLETRALSADVSAALDPDYQDVHEKQNAALLGYGPVFSKFTGSRGKYGASEADAEFFGALRGLFNGKGIAWQSAELGKVDLGGGGTVALFLAAYGMQVIDLGPAILSMHSPFELASSADLFATKQAFRAFLESQL encoded by the coding sequence ATGGAAAAAAATCTTGCCTACAAGCCCAAAAGCATCTGGGACAACGCCGACGCCAAAACCCGCAAGGAAATGGAAGCTCTGGCCCAGCGCTATATTGACTTTATCACCCACTGCAAGACAGAGCGCGAAACAGTGGAATACGTGCGCCAGCGCCTTGCCGAGCATGGTTACACGGAAGATTTCAGCGGCGACCGCGTTATGCGGTCCCTGCGCGGCAAGGCCATCTTTGCGGCCCGCAAGGGTGCGCTGCCCCTGAGTCAGGGGCTTTCGCTGCTGGCGGCCCACGCCGATACCCCGCGCCTTGATTTCAAGCAGCGCCCGCTTATTGAGCAGCCCGGCGTTGCCCAGGCCAAGACCCACTACTACGGCGGTATCCGCAAATATCAGTGGCTTGCGCGCCCCCTTGCCCTGCACGGCGTTATCGTGCGTGAAAACGGCGAAACCCTCACGGTGACCATTGGCGAAAAGCCCGGCGAGCCAGTGTTCTGCATTGCCGACCTTTTGCCCCATCTGGCCCAGAAGCAGGTTACCCAGCCGGTCAGCGAAGCTTTTGAGGCCGAAAAACTCAATATCATTCTGGCCCACAGCACGCCCAAGGCTGGCAAATCCAGCAAGGACGATGCGCCCAAAGACCCCATCAAAACCCAGCTGCTTGAACTGTTGCACAAAAAATACGGCATCTGCGAAGAAGACTTCATCACTGCCGAGCTTCAGGCTGTGCCCGCTGGCCCGGCCCGCTTTGTGGGCTTTGACAAGGCCATGATCGGCGGCTACGGGCAGGACGACCGCATCTGCGTGTTTACCGCGCTGGAGGCCCTGCTTGAGGCCGAAGCCACAGGCCGCAGCATGGCTGTTATTTTCTGGGACAAAGAAGAAATCGGCTCGGACGGCGCATCTGGCGCAGCCTCGCGCTTTATGCAGTATTGTGTGGAAGACCTCGCCCGTGCGTGGGAAAAGGATGTTCAGCCCTCGCATGTGCTGCTTGAAACCCGCGCCCTTTCTGCCGACGTTTCCGCAGCGCTGGATCCCGATTATCAGGATGTGCACGAGAAACAGAACGCCGCCCTGCTGGGCTACGGCCCGGTATTTTCCAAGTTCACCGGTTCACGCGGCAAGTACGGAGCCAGCGAGGCCGACGCCGAATTTTTCGGCGCGTTGCGCGGGCTTTTCAATGGCAAGGGCATCGCATGGCAGAGCGCCGAGCTTGGCAAGGTCGATCTTGGCGGCGGCGGCACAGTGGCCCTGTTCCTTGCGGCCTACGGCATGCAGGTTATTGACCTTGGCCCTGCCATCCTGTCCATGCACAGCCCCTTTGAACTGGCAAGCAGCGCTGACCTCTTCGCCACCAAGCAGGCCTTCCGCGCATTTCTGGAATCCCAGCTATAG
- a CDS encoding DNA alkylation repair protein: MTIPSTRLAQLNSGQDASKNLAEGLAVDFAALMAAALPQADAALLNEMRAAASLGISKRMLLAGELVYRAVGAQGLARLAAHRSDTVRGWICYALAHEHALHSPAEPLENLLEAVRPFADDAHFGVREWVWMAVRPHLAKQPEHALRHLAGWTADPSERVRRFASESTRPRGVWCAHLNILKENPALGLPVLEPLQADPSTYVQDSVGNWLNDAAKSQPQWVSALCDAWLAQNPGKATARICKRALRSLHKK, translated from the coding sequence ATGACCATACCTTCCACGCGTCTGGCCCAGCTCAACAGCGGGCAGGACGCTTCAAAAAATCTGGCAGAGGGCTTGGCGGTGGATTTTGCCGCCCTCATGGCTGCGGCCTTGCCGCAGGCTGATGCCGCCTTGCTGAACGAAATGCGTGCTGCCGCATCCCTTGGGATTTCAAAGCGCATGCTGCTGGCTGGCGAGCTGGTGTACCGGGCCGTGGGCGCGCAGGGATTGGCAAGGCTTGCTGCGCACAGGTCGGATACTGTCCGGGGCTGGATATGTTATGCTCTGGCGCACGAGCATGCCCTGCATTCTCCGGCGGAGCCGCTGGAAAATCTGTTGGAAGCCGTGCGTCCTTTTGCGGATGATGCGCATTTTGGTGTGCGCGAATGGGTATGGATGGCCGTGCGGCCTCATCTGGCAAAGCAGCCGGAACACGCCCTGCGCCACCTCGCAGGCTGGACCGCCGACCCCTCGGAAAGGGTGCGCCGTTTTGCCAGTGAAAGCACCCGCCCGCGCGGCGTGTGGTGCGCCCATCTGAATATCCTCAAGGAGAATCCTGCTCTGGGCTTGCCTGTTCTTGAACCCTTGCAGGCCGACCCCTCCACCTATGTGCAGGACAGCGTGGGCAACTGGCTCAATGACGCTGCAAAATCGCAACCGCAGTGGGTGAGCGCGCTCTGCGACGCCTGGCTTGCGCAAAATCCGGGCAAGGCGACCGCGCGCATCTGCAAAAGAGCGCTGCGCAGCCTGCATAAAAAATAG
- a CDS encoding helix-turn-helix domain-containing protein, translating to MSGKVFEYMAIMDRIKNVTQCRTQQELAQFFDVSQSCISDSKKRLAIPSKWLLSLLKKKGINPEWVQKGLGPKFLLPYDEDRGAVCSIYARTPDKCPLQHIVSDIGKLVSRAEGMGRSA from the coding sequence ATGAGTGGAAAAGTGTTTGAGTATATGGCCATTATGGATCGCATCAAGAATGTCACCCAATGCAGAACCCAACAGGAACTTGCGCAGTTTTTTGATGTCTCGCAATCATGTATTTCTGATTCCAAAAAGCGGCTGGCCATCCCGTCCAAGTGGCTGCTCAGCCTGCTGAAGAAAAAAGGCATCAATCCCGAATGGGTGCAAAAAGGCCTCGGCCCGAAGTTTTTGCTCCCCTATGATGAAGACCGTGGGGCCGTGTGCAGCATTTATGCGAGAACGCCCGACAAGTGCCCGCTGCAACATATTGTTTCGGACATTGGCAAGCTGGTATCCCGGGCTGAGGGCATGGGGCGCAGCGCGTAG